The nucleotide window GAATTGCTTGTCGCCCCACACGGTAACTACCATGTAGCGGCGCTCGGAAAAGGCGTCGGAGTTGACGTACCACACTCCGTCGCCGAAGGGCTGACCGATGCTGGAGCTGTGCCGGTGCCCGTTCATTTCGAATACCAGGCTTTTGGCTTCGCGCAGGGCCTGAGCATACGAGTTGCGCAGGCTAGGGTCGAAGTCCTCATCCTGCGGGGGCACGTGGGAAATAACCACCTGTCGCCGGGCCCCTTGCAGGTCACTGAGCTGCTGGTTCAGCCAGGGCATGTTGGGAATATGCCCGTCGAAGTTGTACTCGCGGCCGTTGGTATCGACGAGGATGAACTTCGTGTCGCCGTAGATAAAGGAGTAGTTCAGGGGCCCGAATATCTCCTTATAGGCTTCGCGGCCATTGCCCACTGAGTCGTGGTTGCCGATAACCGTTACGTAGGGCACTTTCAGGGTGCGCAGCTTCTCATTTACCCAGCGCATCTCTTTGGCAAACCCGAAGTCGGATATGTCGCCGGCTACTACTAGGAAGGAAATACCAGGCTGCTGGTTGACGCTGGCCACCAGGTCGTCGGCATCGTCGTAGTAGCGCTGGGAGTCGCCGGTG belongs to Hymenobacter cellulosilyticus and includes:
- a CDS encoding metallophosphoesterase family protein — protein: MASVNQQPGISFLVVAGDISDFGFAKEMRWVNEKLRTLKVPYVTVIGNHDSVGNGREAYKEIFGPLNYSFIYGDTKFILVDTNGREYNFDGHIPNMPWLNQQLSDLQGARRQVVISHVPPQDEDFDPSLRNSYAQALREAKSLVFEMNGHRHSSSIGQPFGDGVWYVNSDAFSERRYMVVTVWGDKQFRVKQVKF